From Desulfobulbaceae bacterium:
AGCGGTAATGTCTTGGTTTTTATCCTGATCAATCTCAACGTTATTCTTCTTCTACTCATGGTGTTTCTAACCATGAGGAACTTGGTGGAATTGGTTTTTGATCGCAGGCGACGGATTTTAGGCACTTCACTCAGGACCAAGCTGGTCATCTCCTTTGTTTCCCTTTCCCTTATTCCAACCACGCTGCTTTTCTTTGTATCTCTGCAATTTGTCTCTACCAGTATGGACTATTGGTTTAACAGCAACGTCGATCGATCACTTAATGTCTCACTGGAGTTGGCCCAGGAAGTGTATCAAGAGGTAAAAGATCAACTTAAGAAAGATGGTGTGCTTCTTGCCTCTGTCCTCACTCAAGAGACAGAGGGAAAAGATTTGAGAGATCAAATTTCTTATCTGAGGGCACAACTCAAGACCTTCATGCTGACAGGACTGACAATTTACAGTAGTGATCGGCAACGGGTGGTGGATTTGATGAATGATCAAAGTAGCGCTCCCTTACCGATACTCTCTGCAGAGCTGCTACGCCGTGGATTAAGTGGAGAGGTGGAACTTTCCGATTCGTTGGCCGTTCACAGTGGAGAAGTTGTTCGGACCTTGACCCAGTTTAGTCAAAACGAAGAGCACTACCTGCTCGTGACAAGCAGATTAATCCCGGCAGAACGGTTAGCCAAACTGAGTACTATTTCAAAAGGGATCCAAGGATATCGACAGCTTCTGCTGTTGAAGAACCCACTCAAGACCAGTATCCTGGTAGTGCTTCTTATCGTTACCTTACTTATAATTTTCAGCGCGATCTGGTTCGGTTTTTATGTGTCAAGCGGATTGACCCGACCAATGGCACAATTATCGGAAGGCTTGAAACGGGTTGCTGACGGTGAACTTGATTTTGTTCTGGAAAAAAGTTCCGCCGATGAAATGGGAATGCTCGTTGACTCGTTCAACCGTATGACTCGTGATTTATTATCCAGCACAAGGCAAGTTGCCGAAGCCCATCAAGCCTTGCGTCAAGTCAACGATGAAACTGAAAAGCGACGTCGATACACAGAAATTATTCTCCAGAATGTCACAGCCGGAGTGATATCGTTGGATGGTCAGGGCAGGGTGTTGACCATCAATAAATTCGCCGAAGAACTGTTACGGATTAAGGGCGAGGATATCATCAACAAGAATTATATATCAATCCTCCGTTTGAACCATCTCTCTATTCTGGAGCATTTTTTTGACGAATTGGCAGAGTCCGGCCGAAGCTCGATTCAACGTTCCATCAAGATTACGGTTAATAATGAAACGCTCTCGTTGCGAGTCAATTTTACTAAGTTAGAGGATGAAGAAAATAGGTCAATTGGCGTTGTCATAGTCTTTGATAATCTGACTGAGATTGAAAAGATACAACGAATGGCTGCGTGGCGGGAGGTAGCTCGACGAATTGCCCATGAGGTAAAAAATCCCCTGACCCCTATTCAGCTGTCTGCCCAAAGGTTGCGAAAACGCTACTTGGATAAACTGGCAGGAGAAGGGGAAGTCTTTGATCAATGTACTTCGACTATTATCAAACAGGTTGATGAGTTAAAACACCTGGTCAGCGAATTTTCCAGTTTTGCCCGGATGCCCGTTGTGAGAAAATCAATCAATCATCTCGGAGTGATAGTCTCTGAGGTCTTGATTCTTTTTCAAGAGGCGCATAAGGAGATTTCGTTCACTTTTGTTGATCAAGGAGTGCCAGCATTTTATTTCGACGCGGAGCAGTTGAAGCGGGTACTTGTCAATCTGCTCGATAATGCAGTAGCCGCTGTCCCGGTACCTGGGGGAGCTATTGATGTGGAGATCGCCGCTCATCGTGATGAACGACTGGCCATAATCGAAGTGAAGGATAACGGGCTTGGAATCAACGACCTCGACAAGAATAGGGTCTTTGAACCTTACTTTTCCACCAAAAAGACCGGCACTGGCCTGGGCCTTGCCATCGTCAATACAGTTATCGCTGACCATGGCGGATATATTAGAGTTAAAGACCATAAACCCCAGGGAGCGGTTTTCTTCATTGAACTTCCCCTTGTTACCGTTGCTTAGCTTTTATAAGGTTTTAAAATGAAAATACTCATCGTTGATGACGAAAAAAGTATCGTTGAGTCAATCAAAGGTATTATCCAGGATGAGGGGTATCAACCGCTCTGCGCTTACTCCGGGGAGACAGCACTGCAGATCATCGAGAAAGAGCAGGTTAGTTTGGTGCTGATGGACGTCTGGATGCCCGGAATTGATGGAATTGAAACTCTAAGGAGGATGAAGGAGCATAACCCTTACCTTCCGGTAATCATGATTTCAGGACATGGTACTATCGATACTGCAGTCCAAGCTACCAAGATGGGGGCCTATGATTTTATCGAGAAACCTCCAGGCTACGACAAGATTGTTCTTTCGATCAAAAACGCGCTTCACCTCTCCCAGGTAGAGAAAGAGAATGCTATTCTCAGGCAAAAGACCGAGGGCAAGCCGGAACTTACCGGTGCATCGTCATCAATTGTGACGGTTAAGGAGTTGATTGCCAGAGTTGCCCCCACCAACGCCTGGGTTCTGATTCTCGGAGAGCACGGGACAGGCAAAGAACTGGTGGCTCAAGCCATCCATCGGTACTCAGAACGTAGACACAAACCAATGATTGAGGTGAATTGCGCAGCCATCCCCGAAGAGTTGATCGAAAGCGAACTTTTTGGTCATGAGAAGGGCGCTTTCACCGGTGCTACCGCAAGTAAACGAGGGAAATTCGATCTTGCTGATGGCAGCACTTTGTTCCTGGACGAGATTGCCGATATGAGTCTGAAGACACAAGCGAAAATCTTGCGAATCCTCCAGGAACAAAAATTCGAGCGGGTTGGAGGTGGTCGGACTTTGTCTGTTGATGTTCGAGTTTTGGCTGCCACTAACAAAGACTTGGAGCAGGAGATTGCTGCAGGTCGTTTTCGTGTCGACCTCTATTGGCGCCTGCACGTTGTGCCAGTGACTATGCCTCCTTTACGGGAAAGGCTAGAGGATATCGGGGATCTGGTGGCTGATTTCAGTGCCGAATATGCAGGAAAGGGTCTGCTTGCCAAGAAGTTTACCACTTCGGCTATCAAGGCGATGACGAGACATCACTGGCCTGGTAATGTCAGAGAGTTGCGTAATGTTGTTGAAAGGGCATTGATCATGGCTCCCGATAGCGAGGTGTCTGAAGATTTCATCTGCCAGCTTCTTGGGTTGCCCTTCCCTAAACATGAGCAAACGTCAGATCATGAGGCCGACTTAGCAATAACAAACTCTCCCTCTGCCCTTGGTGAATGTCTGATCCCTAACTCAATTCTGGCAATGAATTTCAAAGACGCCAGACGCGAGTTTGAACGACAATTTCTTCAAGCCAAGATCGCGGAAAACGATGGCAATATTTCTAAAACAGCAGAACAGATTGGCGTAGAACGGAGTCATCTTCACCGTAAGATCCGTGGGGTAGAATAACTTTTGTGGCTCTTAACTATTTTCATCTTCATCCGAAGGTTTAGCTGAGAATAGTTAAGAGCCACGTTTCTTTTTAATAACATATGGTACTGTATTTTTTAATTATTCCTGATAAACGACAAATGTACGCCATGCCTTTCCCGTTGAAGTAGAAACGCAGAGTTCACGCTCACCCTGCAGTTTTTCAAGGTTTTCAACAGCGCTTTATGCTAAAATAAAAATAACTGCTCAGCTTCTCAACCGGGCTGCCGCCGGTGTTTATTATGAAAGATACAAATCGTCAGAAAATGTATTGATTTCATTTAGATATAGATATCGATAAATGATTTGTAACTTAGAAGGTTGTCGGTTTACGGTTGACAGTTGACGGTGATTGGGTCCTGCCAATGGCTGAGAACACACTGACATTGAGTGTCATGCGATGATTTATGACTAACCATGATTCTTTTAACCGTAAACCGATAACTGATTACCGTTAACCTGTGTAGTTACAAATAAAATGACCATAAGGTTGATGGTCTCACAAAAAGTCACGGGAGGGCTAAGCAAAAGTGCGCTGCAACGCAGTAGATCGGGCT
This genomic window contains:
- a CDS encoding sigma-54-dependent Fis family transcriptional regulator, with the translated sequence MKILIVDDEKSIVESIKGIIQDEGYQPLCAYSGETALQIIEKEQVSLVLMDVWMPGIDGIETLRRMKEHNPYLPVIMISGHGTIDTAVQATKMGAYDFIEKPPGYDKIVLSIKNALHLSQVEKENAILRQKTEGKPELTGASSSIVTVKELIARVAPTNAWVLILGEHGTGKELVAQAIHRYSERRHKPMIEVNCAAIPEELIESELFGHEKGAFTGATASKRGKFDLADGSTLFLDEIADMSLKTQAKILRILQEQKFERVGGGRTLSVDVRVLAATNKDLEQEIAAGRFRVDLYWRLHVVPVTMPPLRERLEDIGDLVADFSAEYAGKGLLAKKFTTSAIKAMTRHHWPGNVRELRNVVERALIMAPDSEVSEDFICQLLGLPFPKHEQTSDHEADLAITNSPSALGECLIPNSILAMNFKDARREFERQFLQAKIAENDGNISKTAEQIGVERSHLHRKIRGVE
- a CDS encoding HAMP domain-containing protein is translated as SGNVLVFILINLNVILLLLMVFLTMRNLVELVFDRRRRILGTSLRTKLVISFVSLSLIPTTLLFFVSLQFVSTSMDYWFNSNVDRSLNVSLELAQEVYQEVKDQLKKDGVLLASVLTQETEGKDLRDQISYLRAQLKTFMLTGLTIYSSDRQRVVDLMNDQSSAPLPILSAELLRRGLSGEVELSDSLAVHSGEVVRTLTQFSQNEEHYLLVTSRLIPAERLAKLSTISKGIQGYRQLLLLKNPLKTSILVVLLIVTLLIIFSAIWFGFYVSSGLTRPMAQLSEGLKRVADGELDFVLEKSSADEMGMLVDSFNRMTRDLLSSTRQVAEAHQALRQVNDETEKRRRYTEIILQNVTAGVISLDGQGRVLTINKFAEELLRIKGEDIINKNYISILRLNHLSILEHFFDELAESGRSSIQRSIKITVNNETLSLRVNFTKLEDEENRSIGVVIVFDNLTEIEKIQRMAAWREVARRIAHEVKNPLTPIQLSAQRLRKRYLDKLAGEGEVFDQCTSTIIKQVDELKHLVSEFSSFARMPVVRKSINHLGVIVSEVLILFQEAHKEISFTFVDQGVPAFYFDAEQLKRVLVNLLDNAVAAVPVPGGAIDVEIAAHRDERLAIIEVKDNGLGINDLDKNRVFEPYFSTKKTGTGLGLAIVNTVIADHGGYIRVKDHKPQGAVFFIELPLVTVA